Proteins encoded by one window of Leucoraja erinacea ecotype New England unplaced genomic scaffold, Leri_hhj_1 Leri_946S, whole genome shotgun sequence:
- the LOC129695119 gene encoding LOW QUALITY PROTEIN: N-alpha-acetyltransferase 40-like (The sequence of the model RefSeq protein was modified relative to this genomic sequence to represent the inferred CDS: inserted 2 bases in 1 codon; deleted 1 base in 1 codon), which produces MDAVCARVEMANKLKDPLAPFPAFRKYDRKGINMLIECKRALDLDPLTVDWAVELTRTNMQAMYEQMSEWGWKEREKRAELTDERAWYLVARDGGDGRCPTPFSHFRFDVECGEXVLYCYEVQLESRVRRKGLGKFLMQILQLLANSAQMKKVMLTVFKHNSGAFHFFREAMQFDIDESSPSLTGCCTDDCTYEILSRRTKYGELPHQHGGQHCGGCCH; this is translated from the exons ATGGATgccgtgtgtgcgcgcgtggaGATGGCAAACAAG CTCAAGGACCCCCTGGCTCCGTTTCCTGCCTTCAGGAAGTACGACAGAAAGGG gaTTAACATGCTGATCGAGTGTAAGCGGGCGTTGGACCTGGACCCCCTCACTGTGGACTGGGCGGTGGAGCTGACTCGGACCAACATGCAGGCCAT gtaTGAGCAG atgagtgagtgggggtggaAGGAGCGGGAGAAGCGGGCGGAGTTGACGGACGAGCGTGCGTGGTACCTGGTCGCGCGGGACGGGGGGGACGGACGCTGCCCGACGCCCTTCTCCCACTTCCGCTTCGACGTGGAGTGCGGGGA GGTCCTGTACTG TTACGAGGTTCAGCTGGAGTCCAGGGTGCGGAGGAAAGGACTGGGCAAGTTCCTGATGCAGATCCTACAGCTCCTGGCAAACAG CGCACAGATGAAGAAGGTGATGTTGACGGTTTTCAAGCACAACAGCGGTGCATTCCACTTCTTCAGAGAGGCCATGCA GTTCGACATTGACGAATCCTCGCCCAGCCTCACCGGATGCTGCACGGACGACTGCACCTACGAGATCCTGAGCCGACGGACGAAATACGGCGAGCTCCCTCACCAGCACGGGGGCCAGCACTGCGGGGGCTGCTGCcactga